Below is a window of Solanum stenotomum isolate F172 chromosome 7, ASM1918654v1, whole genome shotgun sequence DNA.
aggcTAAGGGTTTCTCTAGATAAGTGTgtcctattttatttataaaataaattaatacttttaatgtttattatattctctcttttctttaacaaaattatactccttttattttgtatgtaattataccaaaatatgcaattcattattaaatatatatatatatatatatatatccatttatttgattatactagatatattttttttattgatataattttatttttcgagGTACGCTAAAAATAATAAGCAATTATaccatgtatatataatatattacaccttatattatatataccaTGTATACCAATTAGCCGTATCCCCGCACCCGTAtcctaagttgctcggactcgggtGCGGATATCCGAGACGGATGTGAATCCGAGAGTCGGATTCggcaaaatttaaattttaagattcgggGGTGCGAATCCGAGTATGGATACGGGTGCGGGGATACGGCTAATTGGTATACAtggtatatataatataaggtgtaatatattatatatacatggtATAATTGCGTATTATTTTTAGCGTACctcgaaaaataaaattatatcaataaaaaaaatatatctagtATAATCAaataagtgtatatatatatatatatatatatatatataataaaatattattaaaaatatttatgaaatatatttaataatgaatTGCATATTactttactttttcaaaaaaataaaaaagctgTACTTCCTGtactttttcaagaaaaaactcctcctctttcttcttctctttacttttccaatgaagaaaaaactcctcctctttcttcttctttttactttttcaagCTTCTTACAGCTCCGCCGCCTCTCTGAAGAGGTCGTCGGAAACTGATCTCCTTttccccaaatttttttctcggCTCTGGTCAAAGTGTCCGGATCGGATTGAccgaatccgacacgcaccccGCACCCGCACCAGTGTCGCGTCGAGATGGGTTTGCCTTCAAAAatgaagagtccgcgcaacttaGCCCGTATCCATACTCGGATTCGCACCcccgaatcttaaaatttaaattttgccGAATCCAACTCTGGATTCACATCCATCTCGGATACCCGCACCcaagtccgagcaacttagctaTCCGGAAACCAGGTAAATAAAACAAAGATAACATCAATCCAACCCatagcatgagtggctaaatgACCACAGTGAGATGAACAAAATATTCATGCTTGcttaaaagaaacaaagattAACATTCAAGCTGAAAGCTGGCATCTAGAAGAAACAAACTTGACTAAGCACTGGAACACTTAATACCTTCCTCCTGTCTGATGTCAACTGGGGTACAGCCAATCGTATTACTTCTCCATCATTATTTGGCGTCATACCAACATCAGAGCTGACAATAGCCTTCTCTATAGCCTTTAAACTGAAAATTAAGACAAAGACTAATGCTTAGTGCAGTGCAAAGTGCAAACATATGCAAAGTTGCTACAAAATGGTTCTAAGGAATTCCTCACGAGGATAATTTTATTAGCCTAAGGCCTAAAATTGACGACAAATTCTATGACTTGTTATCATGACAATTATACAAGAAAAGCAGTACATAAGGGCCAATGAGTCTGATGAAGTAGACGTCCTATTGTTCTGATGCATCTGAATTCCAGAACTCACTCTTTTGCCACCCTACTTCAAATGAATCTAAGAATTTACAAGTAGTATTGATGATATCAAGAAAGCGTGAGATAATGGTCAAGACATCCACAGTATCAGCCCGAcctgattttctttctttttttcaaatgtttcagAAGTTCAACCTGGATTTGTCATATGGCTGCACCAAGATAGAACTTGCATCAGGAGTGCTAATTTGTGCTATGCTTTTCAAGCTGACTGGAGTGCCATAATAATCAACCTTGTATGagcaaaacaaaatgaaaaaaagaaaagctgGACTTAGATATATTGAATATAGAAATGAAACAAAGAAATTATGTTTTACCACCATGTCTCAGACACCACATCTCCACACCCAGATAATTAGTATGAATAATGCATGAGAAATAATAAGGAAATGCTAGGGGCTTGAagtgaaaataatgaaaagacaCATAAACCTTCAAGCAAAAACACATATATCATTCAGAAGTGATAATGCAAGAGCAGCAGGTATGTGGTACAATTGACTTTACTTCTGATAGACCAGAAGAGAATTGGAGAGGAAAACATATcagttaaattaggtcttaggcctaactcaaaccccaaaaactagctcaaagggaggaggattgctcaagccttataaggagtccacccatctcattaaccaccaatgtgggactttttgCTTTAACACCCCaacctcacgcccagtgcttagcatttggtgcgtgggcaattttgGGCAATTTTTTGACCCACCTCACGCTTggtgcttagcatctggtgtgTGGGAAATTTTGGgcaattttttgattttttttttttggggccCCAACATTGGGTGAGATGTGCcctactctgataccatgttaaattaggtcttaggcttAACTCACAtcccaaaaactagctcaaagggaggaggattgtccaagccttataaggagtccacctaTCTCATTAACCACGAATGTGAGACTTTTTGCTTTAACACAACATGGCACCTATGACTAACAGGACTCTCAATTCACTTATAAATTACAAATTTGTTGGTACCATTTAAATGGCTTTGCAAGTCGCTCAGTATGTTCTACTGTATCAGTTGTGATGGTTATAAAGAAAATAGTCATGTTAACCACAAGTGTAAGTGGGGGAGGGAGAGAGAGGAGGGAAGGGGGATCCCACAGAATGTCTTACCTCAATTTTATCTAGCATTGCTGGGCTAGCTCTTCCTGTCCTTATAGAGTTGAAATTTGACCTTACAGTTTCAACTGTCTTTTCCATCCTTTCTttctaaagtaaaataaaaggtCTGTAAACAAAGAGTTAACATAGCttttgataatgaaaatgaatatCACTATACTCACCACATCTTTCTCAATCGAAGATTTTTCAGCTTCTATTTCTTCAATTGTTGCACACCTCACAATTCCACTTCTGAATAATCAACCCAAGTTACCATAAGTTAATAATGAAATCAACCCAAGTTACCATAAGTTAATAATGAAATCAACCCAAGTTACGCATATGGAGATCAACAATGAAAATCATTGCAAGCACCACCAAGACAAACAACATCTATCTACTACTGCTACACCTCAATACCAAACTATTTGAGAAATCTTAGTAGGTCAGTTAGTTGGTTGGCTACCTGAACTGTCATTTTATTGGTGAAGATTCGATTCCTCACCTACTAATCCCATCCCCATTTTCCCTTCCCCTAACCCCAATTTAAAATACCAAACTATTTGGGGTCGACTATAACTCTTCAATATCCATTCGAGTCAATCTAGATGTTTCATTCCTACATGGGTACTTAACATTTTCTACTGACATACAAAAAGAATGAGCAAACAGCACAAGAATACAGAATTAGCTTGCCTCTTTCCCCAAGATGGTTTAACAAGAGGCTGCAATCTCCTTGCTCCAACCCATAAGCTCGAGTAATTCGCAGACGCCGACCAACATACCACATTACCAGAAGTAGGAAATTTATCTGCAAGATGTTTGTTGAAATGCCACAGAGACGGACACCTTTCAAAACTCAGAAGCTCAAAAGACTACCAaatagagagaagaaagagagataCCTTGAAAGCAAAAGAGAACAGGTTTGCGGGTGAGTTGCTGTTGGCATAGCAAACGTACTGGAGTTGCAGGAGACAAAGCTATCGTCATTGTTGAAGGGACAGTGAATTTTGCAAAGAGAAAagctctttcttctttttttttttttagacttCAGCCTGAAATTTTGGATAAGAAGTTTCcattttgttattctttttcttctttcatttttttaataggaAAATTAAGTAGTTAGGCAAATATTTCGAAATAATTACTATACGTAAGCTATAGTTAGGTTTTCAGATATCGATTGATGTGAgggataaaaaataatcttgggATAAATTTTTGGTATCTTTTGATTGTCATGTTTGGAATCAGTGGCGTAGGCAAAAAATTCGTGAAGAGTATCCAAAGTAAAGCCAACATAGAAAATTGtttatactattatttattttataattggAATTGAGATAGATTATTTCTATCTTGTTTGATTATCtcagtatttatttattaattatcttttaaaaaattgtgtatctcaatatttatttcttaataatcatttttaaaatttccgtcaaaaaacatttttttgtaatttgaatcttgaatcaatattcaatttaattttcttgtaacAGTGAGAGAGCAAGAGCTATTAATTTAATGGTTAGGTAAAATTTTAgttaatagatattttattgatttttctaGCAAAATCAATAATTTGTTTGCTTATAAGTTCAATAGTTAGACTCTATTTTCAGTCACTAAGTTGTTTGTTCAAAtagctttaatttcttttcaacataatttataaatcaatcAAAATCAAAGAACAATCTATAAAAGTAATGAACAACAAAATATagaactaaataaaataaaataagatatagCTAACTAGACCgttttaattctaaaataaaacaaaaagaacgAAAAATAACAGTAATGtaataaaatcattcaaaagCCCAAACATTCTCTTTATggatctcttcttcttcctctggAGTAAAATCATTCTTGATATCAAATTCTTTACGTATTTCCTCTTGTGTTTTCCTTTAATCCTATCAGCAACTTCTTGTCACATCATATCCAATATCTCCTTATCATTAAGAAAATTAGTAGCTAAGATAAGATCATGCAAAATCAAGTGGTGCACCTTCACAAAAGCCTTGTCAAACTCCATCAACATGTCTTTAGAGACGTCTTCCTCTGAATGTTTCTTCCAGTATTCAGTCACTTTGGTCATTGTTTGGCTAACGACATTAGGTAGGGGAGTGACGTTTGAAACACAATCGTCTTCAACCATATTCTTGATAGTTTGTGACCTCACGGCTATCGCCTTGTCGAGTACAAATTCCTTACCATCGCAAGTCTTTAGAGTTAAGAACTTTGTTGAAGAAGACATGatggtaaaaatatatttgaataagagatgttaatttgtttttgttcaaaatattattgaaaGGAGATTTGAATTATTATAATGTATAAGAGGTTTGAAGGGCTTAATTTATAGAGCATTAGGTTTTCACCGTCCTAGTTGAAGTACGAagtcaaaaatggaaaaaaaaaaaaaaagagttcgaCAGAAAAATCTGTTTTGCATAAACAATGTCAAATTAGGAAATTATGAAAATTCTACTTAATTcgtatgtatgtgaatgaataaaattaggaaaaggaagccttttttttcttccaaatttcaattaggagaaaaattatttagtaaTCATTATGTAAGgagcctttttcttcttccacacatgttttttttttttttaaaaaaagagttgtGTATGTCTCATGATATTTTTGTAGTGGTTGTGTAAACTTTTAGCTAAAATTGCTTATACATAAGTTTTGGTTGTTGGTCCTCTGTATTTTGTTTTCCTACTTTTAGTATCTGGTTATCTACCCACTTCGTGGCTTGCTTAATCACTTCTCTCTGTTTGTTCtcatttgtttgttttcttctttgtgGTGTTTAAATAAACAAGAAAGGCCAAAAACAAAGTGTATAAATCCATTGAATATGCTTCGAACACACGTATACTTTAAGTTTGTGTATCTTTATTATTTCAAGGCGCCTGAAACCACTAGACTATATCATATTATTGTgtcaagggtgtccaaaatatattatttagccattttgtttatcattttacttgaATACGATATATTTTTccgacgaagggtgtccaattggacaccctgacATAAGGGTGGCTACGCCACTGTTTTGGGacaacttatcccaccatttgtatcatagtgatggaataacttatatcatatatttggtgggataagttatcctagGATAAttaatcctgggataacttgatctcaaccaaatgacccctcttttactctcttcttctctccGCCTCCTCTTATCATTTTTCGTCTCTCCCTCACCTCTCTTCTCTTTATAATTCACTCATTtctctcctctctttttttgtCATCTCTCCGNccccccccccccccccccgggctctcacacacacacttaatacaaaatataaatgataaagatcaataatataaatataaatattaataatcaattatatatacaaatgttAAGTGCCAACTATACATCATAAATGATATAAACACATGTTAATTAATAgtcaattatacaaatacaaatggtAAGTGTCAATTGTACATATTCTTTTCACTAATACAAAATACAGATACACACAAAGcgacaaatacaaatacaaaacacACAtgacaatatatgaatacataTACACATGACAACAATTAATTTCTTTCAGTGATACAAATATACATGACAACAAATACATACAAATATACATGACAACAAATACATACAAATATACATGAACACAAATGCAATAGTTACGAAATACAACATTGATACAATTGTGTTTGTTGAtacaaattgtattttgttaaaacaCTTGAACTTGATACAACATTGACACAGTTGTGTTTGTTGATACAAATAGTATCTTGTTAAAACACTTGAACTTGATACAACATTTGTATTCACTAATACAGTTtatttattgatacaaattgtATTGGGTTAATTACTTGAGTGGatcccttttaaaaaataattacttattttaaatatactctttaattattaccatttatagcaatatataacaatacaatgtattttattaaattgcGTTTCTCTcgctcttttttttctctctctcgcactctttcttcctttctttctctctACAAACTTTTTATGAGCTCTTTTTTGATCTCTCCAATCCTTGGCTGATCAATGAGGTAGCAAACGAAAGAGCATTTTATTATCtgtaaattgaataaaatttgtatcaataatgaattaaacaagtaatccaATCGTAACAAATAAACCAATaaactgcaaaatgaattaaacttgtattaaaagtgtattacacaaacattaaagttgaattagaagagagaattaagcataaataaaaaaacgtaactaatgaaagtattatacaaaattaaatttgcattaaaaatgtattatacaaaattaaaattgaattagtagagagaattaagaatgaatgaaaagtgTAAGTAACGAAAGGCAAGACAATAATCTACAgattgaattaaacttgtattattcatgaataaaacaagtATTTTATGTGTcttgtaaattatttttggtttgTATTACTAAGAACATGAGTGATGTTTGCAATATgcattaaaaatgtattataaatgtattataagtgtgtcacctaaattattttagttgatATCATTAAAAGGGGAGTGGAATTCgcaatatgtattttaaatgtattgttcatgattttaatacaattttaatacaattatgaaatataTCTAATACAAACGAAAGAGTAGTCAATGATTCGTAGACTAAATAAAACTTGcttgtatcaataattaattagacaagTAATTTAATCGTaagaaatgaagaaacataataaactgtcaaatgaattaaacttgaattaaaaagtattacacacatattaaagttgaattaaatatgaatggaaactaatcacaaattcataaaattcaaataatgaattcaaaatttgaagctttATAATAACCATCAATGGTGAACTTTTgctgttttaattttaaatatttgaaatttctgCTTGAAAACTTAATTTTGTACAAATTTTCGGTCTTTCTGTTCCTTTTATCATCGtatttttgggtgaaaattGCAAATTATGGGTAAAAACTGATTAGAGGAGTTCTTTATggaaatttgaaagaagaaaagaatcaaaagaagaagaagaggaggaagtaTAGAATGACACAAAAAGAgacgaagaaaaaaaataaaaagaagcagaggaggaagagaaaaaaaaaggcagAGAAAGAGGCAAAGCGAATATAGACAgtaaaattttttaatttcaaaaaattattatatttagttaaaaaatttatattgctatagatggtaaatatttttttaatatagcatatttatgtgatttacccAATTGTATTCGTTCATACAATTCTATTTATTGATACGTATCAtactagttatatatatacaattatccaggagatatatacaaatacaatccacatctctcctctctccactctctcgttcgtctctctcctccctcACACAATTCcgctcgtctctctcctctctAACATATATTTCAATCGTAATAAAGCAAACTTGTAGATATTTTGCATGATTATGCTTCTAGCattatctatttttgaaatttcttttttaaaaaaatattttttgggctTAGAAAtactataagaaaaaaaattgagaaaatttaagaaaatgtgATATTATCTCTCGactttcaatattttcatatatgtgTCCTAATTTTAGGTGATACATGTGTTTTATTACATAGAGATAGTATTTCTTAATACAAAAACATagtttgaaatttatttatttttctcctttaaCATGCGAAAATTAACTTTGTGAATTTGTAAAGAATCAGAATTCTTCAATTTATGGCTTTTGAGATACAAAgcatcatatatttttttggttgattGAATTTGAGTTGtactttttaaagttatttacAAATAAAGATAGATACTTCACATATTATTGTACTCCTATATATGTTACTCTCAAGGTTAAATTATAAAATGTTGAAAAGATAGTTAGGcactgaaattttgaaattttttacatCAATTATGTAATAAATAACATAGTTATGAAGAAACATGTCTCGTATGAAGATCTAATTGTAGCAATTTCAAAGCAATCAAAAAtcaatgaaatttaaaaaaaaaatacaaatcaagTACGATGTTGAATATAATTCAACTCCAATGCAGATTcacaataaaatgaaaatgagaatatttgtgaaattgaagaaatagagcatagagtttaatttttatccattatgtacaataataacaaaataaaataattgtgaTAGAATAACAATAGAGAAACATGATCAAGATGACGCTTATTCTAATCCACTTATGTAAGATAATTCTTATTCAAATCGAATACTTATCAAAATgcataatagaagtaaaaaaaaagtagagaaAGTAAAGTCTTACAGTCAAACTTTATAGAATATATCAAAAGTACGAAAATAGTTATAACCCCAAAATATGGTATTATAAGTATAAAACTTTCAACATAGCATAGCATGATCAAGATCCGAAAATATTACAATAATCCAAAAAAGTAAAGATATGCAAAGTATGAATGTTACGGAACATCCAAGTAACTATTTCCAAAGACATCGATAAACATCAACTCGAAGCAAGAATCACCTGCTATTCGCTTCAGCTTCTAACCTACACAACATAAgatgacttaaaagttggtcaaatttatttttaagtcagttttttattttgaaagtgTCTGACAAAGTGACAAGTATAAaagtaacttaaaataagtcaaaataaaacttaaaataagttaagaagtgtttgacaaggttaaaaataagtttaaaataagttaaaaatcaaaagtaggtctccccatattttttattttttgacttaaaaattacttcttcttttttaactcagtccaaacgggctcttaatCAATAGCTCATATGACCCATGAATGCATTAAGATTAGTACCACCTTCTTAATCgaacttcaaaaaaataaattcactttcTAGACCTAACGGAACTAGTAGAATTCAAACCTATCCTAATTAACCTAGAATGTTGACTTTGACcgaacttctcaaattcaaacCTTCAAAATTTGAGAAACTCCTCCAATATCTATTCGATCACCTCAGATATCTTGTCATTTATTCCCACGAGTCACAATTGATATACATAAGCTATTGAAAATGACTATAAAGATCACTACATCATATACCACTAAAACATACGTTCCTACTCGaatgtaaagaaaaagaaagtacaaTATTGTTTGTCCCAAATAATATGATTCAGATGAAGCTTATTAAAAGAAATACTAGTTTGATTAATAATGTAGAAAAACTTATTGAACATTTTTTCAATATACCATTAATAAGCATAAATTGATGTTTTACATTCTTAAAAGTATATTATGTTccatcttttcatttattttctctctaatattattttttttatgatgaagaagaagatgagtaTTTCATAAACATTGTTGAAAGTCTCCAATTGCAGTagctaatttttttcattttcatgttttattttacAAAGGTTCGATGAGACTCGATTACTCACTGTGAATTAAGATATATGtatgaaatgaaaataaaagttaCTATAAGTGATTTACTGCATAAATTTAATTCTTGAtcatattaaatatcaaagatgaaacataaacaaataattttatttcttttttatcctCTACGAAGAAAAATGAGAATAACATATCATAGTATCATACTTCATTTACctattttctaagtgttgaatcCAAAGTTCCGTCACAAAGTCCATAAATAAACTCGTAAGGCTGCAAACATGTGACATAAGATGATTATAAGTTACTAATATTAGGTAAGATttaacaaatattgcaaatattTGTCATAAACTTAGATTACAACTTTTTAACAatgaaatattgaaataaaaattagcttaaaatttaaaacttaattaTTATCACAAAACTAAAAATGTTCCAATTGTCTGTTCTTTTTAACTATAATGACAAATATATCTTACACATTTAACACACAAATACATTAATAAATCGTTCATAACGAAGTctctttaaataaaaattattacatgCTCTCACTCTTAGGGAAAATGGAACTTCACAAAATTTATCAATAGAATGAtgtatttttcatctttctcacCTCAATTTTCATTAGCCTTGTTACTGATGaatattttgtaatatataGAGGTCTTAAATTGAAGAGACGTCAATCGTCAACATGactattatgaaaaatcatttgttcatgaaaaaacaagacttttatgaaaagtcatttcttaatttctataaatataaagaCTCTCTAGAAATAGGTAAGGAAAAATATGCATGTATAAGCAAAtggctttattttatttgaaaggaATTTGTTTGTATTTTCCTCAATATGTATACGGGCAATATCTCTTTAAAGAAAGTGATTTTATACGCCTCAAAGCCTGAACTTGAAAACTACCCCTATTCCTATTTAGGGAGTTGAGGCGAAAAATAGGTTGATGAATTGTTCACCACGCACCGACTACATTCACTTGCTTATCGTAGAGGCGGTCGAGAAGGAATGAGTGcaaactactccctccgtccctatttagttgtccactttagaaatggcacacatattaaggcaacaatgattagcatagtaaagttacaattttgcccttattaattatgattccaaaataaatttattcaagataactaatcaatgttgAGGGAAGTTTAAATTTTCGAGAAGTTTAAaggagggtataataggaaaattttttttgtcctttcttgatttgtcaaaatggacaagtaaatagggacatctaagagaggaaatatggacaagtaaatagggacggagggaataTGTTGATTGAGTGCAATTTCTAAATTAGGAAAGATTAGACCGAATCCTACAACTTTAATTCAAAGGTATCCAACTCCACGTGGAACCTACTCTAAGAGCagttttcgaaaaaaaaaagctGGACATTCGATAGAACTCCAATCCTGCTACTCGTTTCCTTGATAGCCTTGAGTTGGTTACACTGCACCAAAAAGCACTTTCATTTcttcaattatatttacattattttttctaacaaTTACTCCTGCTACaagcccaatttttttttaaaaaaataatttccacttaaatcttcaaaattagaaaagaaCTCTTTACCAAAAAGCAAAAGTAAGTCATTTTGTCAATTCACGACTGTGGATCATAAGCAAGTTGAAAGggaatcatttatttattttttctaatatatgAACATTGTTCTCTTGGGTTTTTTCTCTATTCTTTTTTACTTATTCTTAATACCATCGATAACTACGAAATTGACATACAAGTACATGGTATGTATTCACAAAATACTAGTTTTGAcctgaaaaataatatatgtcatataaattgagacggatGAGGTATACCTTCTAAAGACACGATCAAATAATCCTCGAAATCGAGAGAGGAAAGGGAGAATTGAAGATCCCCAAAGCACGCTTGCCTGTCGATCAAAATTAAACATCACAAGAGcaaaaactaaactaaattataaaaaaattaagagaaacaTCATAAAACTTttctaaagaaataaaagaaaagcaaaaacATACCTGAATTAGGAAcattttattgaaataaaatgtGTGTGACAATGTGATAAAAAATTAGTAACTGAAATTTAGTAAGTGAGAGATAGAGAGTGAGTTAAAGGAAGAAtctagaagaaaaaaaattaatacaagtGTATATCAATAAAAGTACACGCGTCTCATAATTATTGTACAAGTGTATCAACTTCTAAAATTTATAAATGTCTGTCTTTTgcattttagaaaatattaattaagaaaataatttaattgactattttatttgaatttaaaactatttttttgacaatttaattcaatgattaatttcctttagagcactatttaatttatttcatgtcTCGGATTCATAAATTCACTTGCAAGATTTGATatgatgaaaacttataagcttctcaaaaaggtatatcatcaatctctatacCAAGACATGGTTTCcttcaactaacttattatttcaccaatatatattattatcatccaatctaTCAGGCATATTGATtcatctcagaatctcaccttttaatgaatcaaaacgataattaatatacaCAGATCATGAAAGTTATATCGAGATTGAGAATATATGTACATGATtcaatagtttagagaatatgtttttgtcaaccagtctaaaacaactatctctactcggtctcgttcaatacatacaaaatgcactagcacaagaagttggaactataccgttCTCATAGtcaagataaattatatataatcttgtgctacaatcgtatcAATGACttgtccaatttccatcttagattgtgaacaaaatttttttatacttataagaatcGATGATTAAATCCTCTGTGTATAAACTAAAACTCTATACACTatatcatctactatataagcaAACATACAccataaacaaatatatgacctattaaattttttattaaaactaaattaataattattctataataaatattatgtcTAAAtatatgg
It encodes the following:
- the LOC125870524 gene encoding ribosome-recycling factor, chloroplastic, yielding MTIALSPATPVRLLCQQQLTRKPVLFCFQDKFPTSGNVVCWSASANYSSLWVGARRLQPLVKPSWGKRSGIVRCATIEEIEAEKSSIEKDVKERMEKTVETVRSNFNSIRTGRASPAMLDKIEVDYYGTPVSLKSIAQISTPDASSILVQPYDKSSLKAIEKAIVSSDVGMTPNNDGEVIRLAVPQLTSDRRKELSKIVSKQAEEGKVAIRNIRRDALKAYEKLEKEKKLSEDNVKDLSSDLQKVTDEYMKKIDTVFKQKEKELLKV